From Cannabis sativa cultivar Pink pepper isolate KNU-18-1 chromosome 8, ASM2916894v1, whole genome shotgun sequence, a single genomic window includes:
- the LOC133030401 gene encoding uncharacterized protein LOC133030401, translated as MPPKGKKTRRTVGEDAPQANVQPPQAEFPMNALLEALRAILAQQMDPAARQSHHFQIFHRIQVPEFEGGQDPMVAERWLRQIKKNFNTIRTPEEYQVTFAVSKLEGGAADWWETLSRTMKTDGMTWREFEEVFREQCFSPSHRRALIGVFDGLRQGDMTVNEFYMKFVELSSYAYPGVVDQPLVIEQFMRRLRPAIRGPIAPLTFNNLTECVTAALRTEAHVEGNEKKNTSRGRGSD; from the coding sequence ATGCCTCCAAAAGGAAAGAAGACAAGGAGAACGGTTGGAGAAGACGCCCCTCAAGCTAATGTCCAACCTCCACAAGCTGAATTCCCTATGAACGCCCTTCTCGAAGCCTTAAGAGCTATTCTCGCTCAACAAATGGATCCTGCCGCTCGACAAAGTCATCATTTTCAGATCTTTCATCGGATCCAAGTGCCTGAGTTTGAGGGTGGACAAGATCCCATGGTAGCTGAAAGGTGGTTGAggcaaataaagaaaaatttcaacacaATACGAACACCTGAGGAATATCAAGTTACTTTTGCTGTGTCCAAGTTAGAGGGTGGTGCAGCAGATTGGTGGGAGACCTTGTCCAGGACAATGAAAACTGATGGGATGACTTGGCGAGAATTTGAGGAAGTTTTCAGGGAACAATGTTTTAGTCCATCTCACAGGAGGGCTCTTATTGGAGTATTTGATGGTCTAAGACAAGGGGATATGACTGTGAATGAATTTTACATGAAGTTTGTAGAGCTATCCTCTTATGCATATCCTGGTGTTGTTGATCAACCCTTGGTGATTGAACAGTTCATGCGTCGTTTGAGGCCTGCGATACGTGGTCCAATAGCCCCTTTGACCTTTAACAACTTGACTGAGTGTGTGACAGCAGCCTTGCGAACTGAGGCTCATGTAGAAGGGAATGAGAAGAAGAACACAAGCAGAGGAAGAGGAAGTGACTGA